In a single window of the Paramisgurnus dabryanus chromosome 23, PD_genome_1.1, whole genome shotgun sequence genome:
- the kras gene encoding GTPase KRas isoform X1: protein MTEYKLVVVGAGGVGKSALTIQLIQNHFVDEYDPTIEDSYRKQVVIDGETCLLDILDTAGQEEYSAMRDQYMRTGEGFLCVFAINNTKSFEDIHHYREQIKRVKDSEDVPMVLVGNKCDLPSRTVDTKQAQDLARSYGIPFIETSAKTRQRVEDAFYTLVREIRQYRLRKLSKEEKTPRCIKLKKCALM, encoded by the exons ATGACAGAATATAAGCTTGTGGTTGTGGGGGCTGGTGGCGTTGGGAAGAGCGCACTTACCATCCAACTCATCCAGAACCACTTTGTGGATGAATACGACCCAACCATCGAG GACTCCTATAGGAAACAGGTGGTGATCGATGGAGAGACGTGTCTACTTGACATCTTGGACACTGCAGGTCAAGAGGAGTACAGTGCCATGAGAGATCAGTACATGAGGACGGGAGAGGGATTCCTTTGTGTATTTGCCATCAATAATACCAAGTCCTTTGAGGACATTCATCACTACAG AGAGCAGATAAAAAGAGTCAAGGATTCTGAGGACGTCCCCATGGTCCTTGTTGGGAATAAGTGCGATCTTCCGTCCCGCACTGTGGACACCAAGCAGGCTCAGGATTTAGCACGTAGCTACGGCATACCATTTATAGAGACCTCAGCAAAGACAAGACAG AGAGTGGAAGATGCCTTTTATACTCTGGTACGGGAGATCAGGCAATACCGGCTGAGAAAACTCAGTAAAGAAGAAAAGACGCCACGATGCATCAAGCTAAAAAAATGTGCATTGATGTAA
- the kras gene encoding GTPase KRas isoform X2, protein MTEYKLVVVGAGGVGKSALTIQLIQNHFVDEYDPTIEDSYRKQVVIDGETCLLDILDTAGQEEYSAMRDQYMRTGEGFLCVFAINNTKSFEDIHHYREQIKRVKDSEDVPMVLVGNKCDLPSRTVDTKQAQDLARSYGIPFIETSAKTRQGVDDAFYTLVREIRKHKEKMSKEGKKKKKKSKTKCVLM, encoded by the exons ATGACAGAATATAAGCTTGTGGTTGTGGGGGCTGGTGGCGTTGGGAAGAGCGCACTTACCATCCAACTCATCCAGAACCACTTTGTGGATGAATACGACCCAACCATCGAG GACTCCTATAGGAAACAGGTGGTGATCGATGGAGAGACGTGTCTACTTGACATCTTGGACACTGCAGGTCAAGAGGAGTACAGTGCCATGAGAGATCAGTACATGAGGACGGGAGAGGGATTCCTTTGTGTATTTGCCATCAATAATACCAAGTCCTTTGAGGACATTCATCACTACAG AGAGCAGATAAAAAGAGTCAAGGATTCTGAGGACGTCCCCATGGTCCTTGTTGGGAATAAGTGCGATCTTCCGTCCCGCACTGTGGACACCAAGCAGGCTCAGGATTTAGCACGTAGCTACGGCATACCATTTATAGAGACCTCAGCAAAGACAAGACAG GGCGTCGACGATGCGTTTTACACGTTAGTCCGAGAAATCCGGAAACACAAGGAGAAGATGAGCAAGGAGggcaagaaaaagaaaaagaagtcCAAGACAAAATGTGTACTAATGTGA